From the genome of Amycolatopsis granulosa:
AGTTTGAGGAGGTCGGGGCGAACATGACAGACGCTGCGCAGGCGCCCGAGGTGGACGAGAAGACGGTCAGAAGAGCCGTTCTCGCATCCGCCATGGGTAACGCAACAGAGTGGTACGACTACGGCGTGTTCACCTCGGGCGCGATTGCCGCCAGCATCGGCACCGTGTTCTTCCCTGGCGAGGGGAACGCGATTCTGAAATCGCTGGCGCTGGTGGCGATCGGGTTCGTGGTTAGGCCGTTCGGCGGAGCGTTCTTCGGCCCGTTGGGGGACAAGATCGGCCGGCAGCGCGTGCTGGCGATCACGATCCTGCTGATGTCCGGCTGCACGTTCCTCGTCGGCTGCCTGCCGACGTACGCGGGCGATTACGCGATCGGGATCGGCGCGCCGATCCTGGTCCTGCTGCTCCGGCTGATCCAGGGTTTCAGCACCGGCGGTGAGTACGGCGGCGCGGCGACGTTCATCGCCGAGTACGCGCCGACGCGCAGGCGCGGGTTCTGGGGCAGCTTCCTGGAGATGGGCACGCTGGGCGGGTACGTGCTGGGCAACCTGGTCGTGCTCGCGGTGACCCTGTCGTTCACCGCGGACCAGGTGGGCAGCTGGGCGTGGCGGATTCCGTTCTGGGTCGCGCTCCCGCTCGGTCTGATCGGTCTGTACCTGCGGAACAAGCTCGAGGACACCCCGGAGTTCCGGCGTCTGGTGGCGGCCGGCGAGAAGGCGGAGAAGGCGCCGCTGAAGGAAACCCTGTCGCGCAACTGGCGCATGATCCTCAACCTGATCGGGATCGTGCTGCTGCTCAACGTCGCCGACTACATGTTGCTGACGACGATGCCGACGTACTTCACGGACACGTTGAAGATCAGCGACAACACGGCGACGGTGATCATCATCCTGGTGGAGCTGATCCAGATGGCCCTGATCGCCCCGGTCGGCGCGCTCTCCGACCGGATCGGCCGAAAACCCCCGCTGATCGCCGCGGCCATCGGCTTCCTGGTGCTCAGCTACCCGTCGATCAAGCTGATGCAGAGCGGCAACACCGTGCTGCTGTTCCTCGGGTTCCTGATCATGGCGCTGCTGCTGGTGCTGATCCTGGCCGTGATCGGGTCGACGTTCCCGGCGATGTTCCCGACGCGCGTGCGGTACGGCGCGTTCGCGATCGGTTACAACATCTCGACGTCGCTGTTCGGCGGAACCTGCGGGGTCGTCGTGACCGCGCTGATCCACGGCACCGGCAACGAGGACTGGCCCGCCTTCTACCTGATGATCGCGGCGGCGATCGCGCTGTTCCCGATCTTCAAGATCCCGGAGACCGCGCGGGTCCCGATGGACCACATCAACGACGAGGGTGTGACGACGCCACCGGCGGCGCGGGCCGCGACGAACTGAGGCGGTCCCGGCCGGACCGACGCGGACCGGGTCCCGTTCGGGGCCCGGTCCACGCTCACTCGGTGATCTCGGCGGTGGCGTCGGCGCGAGGAGCGAAGCGACGCCGGGCGAAGGTGGTCAGAGCCGATGCCACCGCGACCGCCACACCGGCTTCCACCAGCAGAGCCGTGAACACCATTGCTTCCTCCTCGTGAGTTCTTCGGGCACGCTTCACCGCGCCGTGCTACAGGGATGTGGTCGGGGATGGTCCCCGGGTTACTCATCGCCACCAAGTTCGTGAATATTTCGCCGGTCGGCCCCCGTTGAGGGGTGATCTCGACCACGGCAGAATGAACGGTGGTGAGAACCGAGCGCCATGAGGGAGGCGGCTGCGGCATGGGCGAGCAACGTCGGCCGGATGTGCGTGCGGCGGCGCGGCTGCTGGACGACATGACCCAGCAGATGGTCGCGGTGCCACCGTTGCTGGACGAGCCCGAACCGGGCGAGGCTCCACTGGGGTCCGCGCCACCGCCTGCCCTCGACGGGCACGCGCTCTAGCCGTTCCGCACGGGCACCCGGGGATCTTCGAAGCGCTGAACGCAGTGAAGGCCACCCCCCGAGCGGGGAGTGGCCTTCACGCCATGGCGGGAATCAGCTCGCGAGCGCGGACAGCTTCGTCCACTCCGCCCAGGAGTAGGTCCAGTCGGAGTAGTCGCCGTCCCGCGCGGACAGCGTCTGGGTGCTGCCGGTGATCTCGACGGGGTCGCCCACCAGCGCGCCGTCGTAGTACTCCTTGGCGCGCGCCGGGGACAGGTTGAGGCAGCCGTGCGAGATGTTCTGCTTGCCCTGCGCCCACACCGACTCGGCCAGGCCGTGGATGAACTCGCCGTTGTTGGAGATCCGCACCGCCCACGGGACGTTCACGTCGAAGTAGTTGTAGCGCGGGTTGTTCATCGAGTAGGTCGCGTGCTTGGACATCACGACGTGCACGCCGCTGTGCGTCACCCGGCCCGGGTCGGAGTCCAGGCCGTAGCTGACCGGGTAGTCGGCGATCTGCACGCCGTCCCGGATCACCTGCATGTGGTGGGTGCGGGTGTCGCCCTTGACGATCTGCGAGCGGCCGATGGAGAACGACGCCGTCACGTCCTGCTTGCCGTAGATGCCTTCGCCGATCTTCCGGCCGTAGAGGTTCGCGGTCACCTTGACCTGGGTATTCGGCTGCCAGTAGTCCTTCGGCCGCCAGTGCACGGTGGTGTCGGACACCCAGGCCCACGAGCCCTCGGTCTTCGGCGTCGTCTCGACGGTCAGGGCGCGCTCCACGGCTGCCTTGTCGGTGACCTTGGTGCCGAACGTCAACGCGATCGGCATCGCGATGCCGTAGGTCTGGTTGTCCCCGACGTTCAGGGTCGCCGCCAGCTGCCGGCGCGGGTTGACCGTGGTGAACGAGCCGTTGATGGTGTTCTGCTTGCCGTCCGCGCCGAGCGCGGTGCCCGACCACGTGTACGTCTTCCCGTAGCCGAGTGGTTCGGTGACCGTCCAGCTGCGCTTGTCCGCGGCGAGCCGGCCGGCGACCTGCTTGCCGTCCGGGTTGGTGAGCGTGACCGCTTGCAGCTCGCCATCGGTGATGCTGACCTGCGCGGCGTCCGCGGGAGGGACGTCCCGCGCGCCGTCGGCGGGCTGCACCATGAGCTTGGCGGACGTGGCTGCGGTCTGCTGCGCGTCGGTGGAACCCGGCTGCCCCGGGCCGCCGCCCGGCGACCCGTCACCGCTGCACGCGCTCAGCGTCAGCATCGCGGCCAGCCCCAGCGCGACCAGCGCGAGCGGGCCGCGTCGCTTGTGGAGTTTTGTCACTGTCGAAGCCCCTTCTCCCCTGTCGTCAGACAGACGCGCGCCGGTAGGCGATCGTTGACGCAGAGGAGTGTGACTCCCGCCACTATCGAGGGGTTCCGGTGTCAGAAAGCCGCGCTTGGCCGCGAGTCGACCAGCCGATCGAGCGGAGTCTGCCGGAGATCGGGTGACGTACTGCGGCACCGGGTCACTGGTGCGCGGGGCTCCGGCGGTCCCAGTTCTGGTCGAAGCGATGCTGGTCGGTGTCGGCGACACCGGTGTGGTCGGCGAACTGGCGGCGCTCCTGTGAAGCCGCTTGGGCCTCCCAGGCGAGGCGCTCGAGCACCCATTCCCGGGCCAGCGCCTGCGGCGACGTGCCGCGCTCCTCGGCGAGGTCCTTGAGCTGGGAGCCGGCGATGAGGTTCATCCGCAGCTGGTAGACCTGCGCCTCACCGAAGCGCTTCCCGGTCCCGGTGCTTTCCGGGCCGGTTTCCGGCGCGAGGGCGGCCAGGTAGCTGGTGAGCTCGTGGTCCTCGGCGGCGCTCTGCGTTTCCTTGTCCGGCGAGTTCCGGTGCTTGCCCGGGGTGACCGGCTTCAGGTTGGTCCGGGTGTTCCGGCGTCCGAGAGAGGGAAGAGGCACCCGGACACGATAACGGTTGGGTCTCGGAACGACCCTCATTGTGGCGCAGGACACAGGGGCTGGTTTCGGGAAAAAGGCCCTCGGAAATGGAGAGGCCCCCGCGCCAGGGGGAGGAACGCGGGGGCCGGAGGGGATCTCCACAGGCGCTGACCGGGGGTGTGTCAGCACGTCGATTGTTACATGACGCGGCCCGGTGACGCGAGTGCTGGACGAGAAAAAGTGCCCCGGCGCGCCATTGTGGCGTCACCTCCCGTTCATCTCGGAGTCCCGCGGAATGGGAACGTTGCGTATTCACAGGTTCACTCTGCGGGGGGCTGCGGCGCCGGTGTTCCGCTCGCTAGCCTCGCGCCAGTTGTTTGGTCCGGCAGTCCTTCCAGGAGGAGCCATGAGCGGGTCTGTGGAAGTTCGGCAGTTCCTCCTTCGCTACGAAGGCAGCGATCCGGTCGGGACCGGTGTGCCGGCGCAGCGCGCGGGACAGGCTGACGCGCCACGCGTCTCGGACGACCAGGTGCGGCGGGCCCGGCTGGCGGTGGCCGCGGGCGCGATCGACGCACAGGACTGTGCCCTGTTGTTGGACATGCTGGGCCTGGCGCCGGACGACGACGGCGTGAATCCGGTGCAGAGGTGAAATCAGGTCAGGGGTGCGCCCCCTGGCCGCACCCCTGACCCCCCCAGGACCGGAAAGATACCGGCGCCGCCCCGTCCGGGGCAAACAATTTTTCACCAACTTCCCGTGTTGTCGGCATAATTACCGTCACGTCGACGGTGGCCCAACTGTGCACACGCTCCCGGCGGAGTTATGGTAACAGTGTTACCAAACGAAGGGAGCGAACCATGACGGTGGAAACCGCGCGCGAGATCCGGTCCGCGGTGCAGGTGTGGGGCGGGAAGTTCATGACCTCGCCGGAACTGGCGGAGGTGGAGCGCGAAGTGGGGCTGGCGCAGCGCGCGCTGTACTTCCGGGGGCGGTCCGCGGTGCTGGGTGATCCGCCGCCCGCCGTGGTCGCCGAGCTGTTCGGCATCTTCCCCCGATGGATCATCGACCTGGTCCTGCCGCCGGCGACGGCGGCCATCGGCGCGGCGGCGGCGGTTTCGGCCTACACCGAGGCGCTGGCCCGGTGGTCGAAGACGCACCTGCGGGCGTCGTCGCTGGCGGAGTTGCTGCCCCGGCTGGTGGACGCGGCGGACGCGAGCGGGCTGGCGTTGTTCGCGGGGTGGCGGCAGGTCGCGTGGCCGTCCGACCCGGTCGCGCGGATCGGGCACGGGCTGATGGTGCTGCGCGAGTACCGCGGAGGACTGCACTTCGCGGCCCTGCGCGCGGTGGGGCTGACGGTGCCGGAGGCGGCGGTGGCCGACCCGGAGGGCGGGCGCGAGCGGCTGCTGCGCACCGCGTGGTCTCCGGATGCGGCCGACGAGCTGATCGCCCACGCCCGGCGGCGGCCGGACCTGGACGACCGCTGGCTGCGGGCGCAGGCGCTGACGGACGAGCGGATGGGGGAGCTGCTCGAGGTCCTGACGGAGGCGGAGCGCGCGCAGCTGGTCGCCGCGCTGGCCGCGCTGGGGTGACGGCACGCCTGCGCGCCTCGGTCGGCGGTGCCGGAGCCACGGCGCCGCCGTCCGCGGGGCCGGCGCGCTCCGCCGTGGTCCCTGAAGTGGCATTTCTGCTGGTCAGCACCGGGTTCTTGCGTTAAGGGATACCGGGTGGAAGGGCGATTTGGAGGTGTCCTATGCTTGTAATCGCTCCCAGGGGGACCTGAGAGCGCGGTCGGTCGGTCACCCGAACCGGCCGGGCTCCCATCGTCTAGCGGCCTAGGACTCCGCCCTTTCAAGGCGGCAACGCGGGTTCGAATCCCGTTGGGAGTACGCAAGACAAGTACATATGGCCCTGTGGCGCAGTTGGTTAGCGCGTCGCCCTGTCACGGCGAAGGTCGCGGGTTCGAGTCCCGTCAGGGTCGCTTCAGCGTCTGGCTTCAGCCGGCGTTTCCGGCCAGGTAGCTCAGTTGGTACGAGCGTCCGCCTGAAAAGCGGAAGGTCGCCGGTTCGACCCCGGCCCTGGCCACCGCTTTTAGCAGCACAAACGGCCCCCACCGAGCAAGGTGGGGGCTGTTTTGCGTTCGGCCTGGTTGCGGTTGGCCGCAATCAGGGCACCGTCAGGACGTCCAGTGGTAGCCGTTCACCCGGGCACTGTCGTCGGCGCCCACGGATCAGCGGCGGATGAGGCCGAGGCCGGTGGCGGCGGCGACGGCGGCGGTGCGCGACTCGACGTCGAGTTTGGCGTAGATGCGCGCCAAGTGGGATTTGACGGTGCCTTCGGTCAGGTGCAGGCGCTCGCCGATGGCCTGGTTGGACAGGCCGTCGGCGACCAGGGTGAGCACTTCGGTCTCGCGCCGGGTCAGGGCGGTGCCTGGCGTGCGCAGCCGGTTGATCAGCCGGTCCGCGACCGTGGGCGCCAGCGTGGTGCGGCCCCTGGCGGCGGTGCGCACGGCAGCGGCCAGGTCTTCGGGTGGGGCGTCCTTGAGGAGGTAGCCGGTGGCCCCGGCTTCGATGGCGGGGACCGTGTCGGCATCGGTGTCGTAGGTGGTGACGATCAGCACACGGGGGGCTTGCGGACGTGCGGTGATGGCGGCGGTGGCCGCTGCACCGTTCAGGCCCTTACCGAACTGGAGGTCCATGAGGACGACGTCGATGTCGCCTTGGGCGGCGCGGGTGATGGCCTCCTCGGCGGTGGCGACCTCGGCCACCACGGTGATGCCGTCTTCGGTTTCCAGTACGGCGCGCAGCCCTGCCCGTACGACGGGGTGGTCGTCGGCCAGGAGCAGGCGGATCGGGGTATCGGTCACGGGTGGGCCTCGGGCTGGTTCTCGGGAACGGGGGTCACGGGGAGCTGGGCGGCCAGCGCGGTGCCGTGGCCGGGGGCGGATTCGACGGTGAGGATGCCGCCGAGGGCGTGCACCCGGGCGCGCATGGCGGCCAGCCCGAATCCGCCGGCCTCGGGGTCCGTGGCGGGAAGCTGGTCCGGGTCGAAGCCACGTCCGTCGTCGACGATGTCCACGGCGACGTGGTCGCCGAGGTAGCTCAGGGTGACTTCGGCGGTAGCAGCTTCGGCGTGGCGGACGGCGTTGGCCAGCGCGGACTGGGCGACGCGTAGCAGCGCGACCTCGTGCGCGGTGGCAAGCGGTACCGGCTCACCGGTGAGGTGGAAGCGTGCGGTGAGCCGGTGCCGGGTGCTGGTGGTAGTGCACAAGCGCTCCAGGGCGCCGGCAAGGGTGGTGCCCTCCAGCGCCGGCGGGGCGAGGGCGGCGACGAAACGGCGAGCCTCGGCGAGGTTGTCCACCGCGGCCTGCCGTGCCTGGTCGACGTAGCGGGCGGCGTTCTCCGGTTTCCGCGGCAGGGCGCGTGCGGCAGCGAGCAGCAGCAGCTGGATGCTGGAAAGGCCCTGGGCGAGGGTGTCATGGATCTCGCGGGCCAGGCGTTCACGTTCGGCCAGCACCCCGGCGGCGTGCTGGGCGCCGGCCAGATCGGCACGGGTGGCGGTGAGCTCTTCGATCAGGCGCCTGCGCTGCTCGCTCTCCCGGTACAGGGCCTGATAACCCCACACCACCGCGACCGCTACGGCGGCGCCGAGGGCCGGCCCCAGCGCCATGGCCGCGCTGAAGGAACCCTGGTGCGTGGCGTAGCCGGCGACGGCCACCACCGCCGTGACCGCCACCGCCGCCAGTCCGGCGCGGCGGGACAGCAGGTGAAGCTGAAGGAAGTACAGCGGAAACGCCACCCACACCGCGTCGGCGGACAGGGCCAGCAGCACCAGCCAGAAGGCGCCCACGGCGGCCAGCCACACCGCTGCTGCCCGCCGCGACCCGCGCACGCGGGGCAGCACAGGACCGGCGGCCGAGAGCACGGCGCACGCCACAGCCGTCGCGGCGATCAGCCCGGCTTGCGGTCGGTGGTCGGCGATGGCCCGGCCGGCGGCCAGTGCGAGCAAGCCGACGACCAGCAAGTGCAGGCACCAGGCCAGAGCGCGGGTGGTCGGGGTCAGGGCGGGGGGAGTGGTGTTCACGATCCCTCCAGCCTAGGGAGAAGCACTCGGTCGGACCTCTACCGAAAGTTACAACCGGCGTGCCGCCTTTCGGTGCGGCAAGTGCTGCCCTGGG
Proteins encoded in this window:
- a CDS encoding MFS transporter is translated as MTDAAQAPEVDEKTVRRAVLASAMGNATEWYDYGVFTSGAIAASIGTVFFPGEGNAILKSLALVAIGFVVRPFGGAFFGPLGDKIGRQRVLAITILLMSGCTFLVGCLPTYAGDYAIGIGAPILVLLLRLIQGFSTGGEYGGAATFIAEYAPTRRRGFWGSFLEMGTLGGYVLGNLVVLAVTLSFTADQVGSWAWRIPFWVALPLGLIGLYLRNKLEDTPEFRRLVAAGEKAEKAPLKETLSRNWRMILNLIGIVLLLNVADYMLLTTMPTYFTDTLKISDNTATVIIILVELIQMALIAPVGALSDRIGRKPPLIAAAIGFLVLSYPSIKLMQSGNTVLLFLGFLIMALLLVLILAVIGSTFPAMFPTRVRYGAFAIGYNISTSLFGGTCGVVVTALIHGTGNEDWPAFYLMIAAAIALFPIFKIPETARVPMDHINDEGVTTPPAARAATN
- a CDS encoding Ig-like domain-containing protein — protein: MTKLHKRRGPLALVALGLAAMLTLSACSGDGSPGGGPGQPGSTDAQQTAATSAKLMVQPADGARDVPPADAAQVSITDGELQAVTLTNPDGKQVAGRLAADKRSWTVTEPLGYGKTYTWSGTALGADGKQNTINGSFTTVNPRRQLAATLNVGDNQTYGIAMPIALTFGTKVTDKAAVERALTVETTPKTEGSWAWVSDTTVHWRPKDYWQPNTQVKVTANLYGRKIGEGIYGKQDVTASFSIGRSQIVKGDTRTHHMQVIRDGVQIADYPVSYGLDSDPGRVTHSGVHVVMSKHATYSMNNPRYNYFDVNVPWAVRISNNGEFIHGLAESVWAQGKQNISHGCLNLSPARAKEYYDGALVGDPVEITGSTQTLSARDGDYSDWTYSWAEWTKLSALAS
- a CDS encoding SCO6745 family protein, with product MTVETAREIRSAVQVWGGKFMTSPELAEVEREVGLAQRALYFRGRSAVLGDPPPAVVAELFGIFPRWIIDLVLPPATAAIGAAAAVSAYTEALARWSKTHLRASSLAELLPRLVDAADASGLALFAGWRQVAWPSDPVARIGHGLMVLREYRGGLHFAALRAVGLTVPEAAVADPEGGRERLLRTAWSPDAADELIAHARRRPDLDDRWLRAQALTDERMGELLEVLTEAERAQLVAALAALG
- a CDS encoding response regulator, which gives rise to MTDTPIRLLLADDHPVVRAGLRAVLETEDGITVVAEVATAEEAITRAAQGDIDVVLMDLQFGKGLNGAAATAAITARPQAPRVLIVTTYDTDADTVPAIEAGATGYLLKDAPPEDLAAAVRTAARGRTTLAPTVADRLINRLRTPGTALTRRETEVLTLVADGLSNQAIGERLHLTEGTVKSHLARIYAKLDVESRTAAVAAATGLGLIRR
- a CDS encoding histidine kinase, whose amino-acid sequence is MNTTPPALTPTTRALAWCLHLLVVGLLALAAGRAIADHRPQAGLIAATAVACAVLSAAGPVLPRVRGSRRAAAVWLAAVGAFWLVLLALSADAVWVAFPLYFLQLHLLSRRAGLAAVAVTAVVAVAGYATHQGSFSAAMALGPALGAAVAVAVVWGYQALYRESEQRRRLIEELTATRADLAGAQHAAGVLAERERLAREIHDTLAQGLSSIQLLLLAAARALPRKPENAARYVDQARQAAVDNLAEARRFVAALAPPALEGTTLAGALERLCTTTSTRHRLTARFHLTGEPVPLATAHEVALLRVAQSALANAVRHAEAATAEVTLSYLGDHVAVDIVDDGRGFDPDQLPATDPEAGGFGLAAMRARVHALGGILTVESAPGHGTALAAQLPVTPVPENQPEAHP